Genomic segment of Deltaproteobacteria bacterium HGW-Deltaproteobacteria-6:
GGAAAATCGGGGCACTTACCAGAACCCGCCAAAACTTAATCCGGACACCTTCCTGCTTATCCACTATCAGGATTACGTAGACAAGGAAGGCAACGTCAAGTGGCTTTTCCGCAAGGAAGCCTGCATGCACTGCACGGATGCGGCTTGTGTGACGGTTTGCCCCAGCGGTGCTCTGCACTACAACAAGGAAACCAGCACGGTGGCACTGGATCACGACAAGTGCATCGGCTGTAAAGAATGTGTCGCCGCCTGCCCGTTTGAAATTCCGCAGTATGACGCAAAAACGGACAAGGTTTACAAATGCGACATGTGTGAAAGCCGTATCACCAACAATCTGGATCCGGCCTGTGTCAAGGCCTGTCCGACCGGCGCCCTGTCATGGGGGCTCAAGGATAAAATGCTGAAGACCGCAGCCTCGCGCGTTAAAGCTCTGGGCGGGGATGCGGCAACCTACGGTGATAAATATGTCGACGGCACGCACTTCATGTATGTGCTC
This window contains:
- a CDS encoding formate dehydrogenase subunit beta (beta subunit; involved in the use of formate as an electron donor during aerobic respiration; acts to transfer electrons from the major(alpha subunit) to the cytochrome b556(gamma subunit)) yields the protein MTEKIKLYDDSKCTACRGCQLACKQWNALKASQTENRGTYQNPPKLNPDTFLLIHYQDYVDKEGNVKWLFRKEACMHCTDAACVTVCPSGALHYNKETSTVALDHDKCIGCKECVAACPFEIPQYDAKTDKVYKCDMCESRITNNLDPACVKACPTGALSWGLKDKMLKTAASRVKALGGDAATYGDKYVDGTHFMYVLKEKPEIYADIHRNPSVPWSVTLWKGWLKPLSLLAAGGVLGGAFLHYMIHGPKTPHEDVNGQD